TCGCTACCCTACTCCTTTTAAatacttgaaaaccaacatcaaaaatattgtacttagctttaatcttagCATACAATATAAATAGAAATAGAAGTAAAATCAACACCTTCATATTTGGAAATACAAATAGGAACAACacacgcatctagacttagatataaacctaattccaaatcaattaactccctgtggaaatcgatcccgaccttgttgggtaaaactgcatcgaccatcctcgctaatCAATAGTGGTGTAGGTACGAAACTGATcatcgaccccttgtcactacttctctggggttaggctagatactttctgggtacacattgatttacgtactcatgctacacttgctgcactcttCGTGTagatacatatatgtctggtggtcttttgggcgtagaggcgcggctattgcgaggactttaccgtgagctgcatttcatgttacgatctgtatcctgcagagtctccatcaaagtCATTTAAATTCTCCTGTCTAATTAGCATTCCAGACACCGGGTTATATTTCCTATTTGAtgatcatacacttgtgacatcgggttttgggggtttccTTCAGGTTATTCATTATGGTGGTTCGTGTAAACatttttatttactctgtaaattatattttatactattcaagtaaggaaaattatgattttaaaatactaaaatgagcaattaaattggtaaatcaccgttggctGCCTGACAGCGGCGTTAGACGCCATCGCGACCTATattgaattttgggttgtgacagcttggtatcagagcgttaggttcacttaggtctcacgagtcataagcaagtctagtagagtcttgtgggtCGTTAAGGAGACGTCTGTACatttcttcgagaggctacagggctgttacgagcacttcccttcttgatttcctcatcgtgcggtttgattccattgaggcttgcacctttatttccttcctactcaatcttaagTGACGcaaagcgcttgttatcaattaggCGTCGAGGAGTGGTAGTGGTACTACCGACGTGGTGTAGGATGTTTTTCCTTGCGTGTTCGGGAAAGCTATTATCGTCGTCTTATAGAAGAATGTTCTTTTGTTCCACCTCAGTATCCATATTTTTCTATGGTTTCGAGACTGTGCATAGATTGTTATGATgtctatgcgttgttatcgcacaatgttggtgtaatggtaaggtgctcggTTATGTGTCAAGGTAGTTAAtaactcgaaaggaggatttctcagtgcataaTTTAGATGTTCAATATTTAATTCtagtggaggaaaggcaatcagactagaGATGTCCATGTTTGGTTGACGAAGTGATGAGGCATGGTATTtgcgagcatggtggaattctcatttgtgatgtggtgtcgtcatacttgtttgaacgcattaagttTCGTCGGTGTTATAGTGTTCTTTGatttttgccttcggggcagagtGTTGTGGAATGGTGCCTAAGACGCgattgtcagagatagcggtacgCAGCGGTttagaatcgaattggtatttttgatgttgatggctcggtaaagatgatcttctaggaggtttagagttggtggcaATTCATTAGCTCCGGTGCTACAGATAGGGTGTTGGTATAAGGCAGCAGTTGGGCAGAAAATATAAGGGAGGACAtggcgggaagtgtttcgcggtggttgaagtactagcaggtcaagtatgaaagcagaggtcgagaagttgcttaagggAAATgatttgaccgaagtgggagtggcggAGTAGTAtatagattttgtggtaggatagccacgtgctTTGAGAGAGTTTAGAATGATTTTGGGATCGTGATGGAAGTTGAATTGATCCACGGATTATATTTGGGATGGTGATTACTGTATCGAGGAAGACTGGATATGGTAGGAAGGAGTTTTCttggaatgaagaggggtgtgaggATTTGATTGTCGTTTCGGATGCAACATAgctttgagtttggaaggtattgttgaattTTCAGTTGGTGTCAATAGGGAAGGAACAGACTTatacagctggtggacgagcatgagATCGGGAGAATTTACTAATTACGAGGTAGTTGTACCTAGTGCAGTGTCGTTGGAAGATGTAAGTAAGGAAtcccacatgtgggttatctcctgtgaacaGGTTAGCAGTTGTATGATGTTGATAAAGCTTTTGCGAAGAATACTACTGCTACCCGATAAGAGGTCGAGTATGTGAATGTGactggtgattcagaatgttcatgaaaagcttagcAAAAGACTTTGAGATATTTGGTGGGGTAACGGTGCAGGATCATGGTAAATGAGGAGGAGGgatcgttgtgggctctacattatgtgatggtagcttaaatctAAGTAGCGGACCCCATCGCCTATGATTAGATCGCATGGTTGTCGGCTTGTGCagcttctggttatcggtgcattggcggattatttgtgactaagaaagggaaacatcaagggtaattcgagtaaagaaattgataaatgtgtgcATTATTCCAccctatcgattcatgtgcaggttttgggaagactcggggCGTATGCTTTgaggatgtgatgtacaaggaaaagaattcagtaggttgcttctttgagagggtgttcatgtgctcgCAGAGAGTTAAAGTTGGTTAGAttcgggatcaggtcagagtgggtgactctcaacaatggtcctagtgggttcaagaattaaggtgcagtgcctaaggatttcgggtccgttgtatggttaaggatcgagttttttcAATGGGTTATGAACGGGActtggaattttctatgttatcatcgggtatgcggtgcagaATTGGAGTAAAGGAAGAGATAGTTTTGGATTTGCAGAAGGTCTTgcaaaatgggtgtaccagttcgAGATGTTATTGTGCGCTTAAaaagggtatgagatgattcatgggtattgagacgatgtggtctcgcgattcgggtcactcgggataagtgctattattattattattatttctaagtcaggtcaagagtaaattgaaagaatttgggtcggttagtaatgattgatcggcatgattgtggcaatgatcagccCTTTCGGTGTGTGAAGTCATACATGTGATTTGTAGTTGTACGtacgggcttgacagccaccataacttgattgatttgggaagtATTGGATTCAAATGGTCTTGTTATACAAATATATTCTAGAAGAATCCCGGCGGTTTAGATCAtgacttgaggttggtattttctgcggtttgggaattcagttgtgtgGTGCATAGGTTCATcagaaatgagttaagtgaaaggcgTCTAGCCAATGAAGTGATGATTCAACTAGCAGTTCAAGGGTTATAGTGAATGCATGTATTATATCGTAGCACCATGGTAATTGGAAAGTGAAAGATCAAGGTTGTgattcggtgttgataagaatgtcacgagctcggatgagcagggaagaattcagatgttcagagtaagctggcattttctttagtgtcacctgagaatggtgtcccatgtaagaggctttgtgtattgatttgcggactcTTGGttggctttacagaattagtatgATTGGTGGTGTGGGGGTGCATACTTTTCTACCTGGTGcaaaaggtcgtgggagcgtatcccatgggaaaattgtataagtgtgatatattagtcatttgattgttaaatattgaaaccaactaTGGGGATTCTAGTGttgtcgctaatgtgagagtttatgcctggaaggcgccCTAGTCTTTTGGTTGTAAACTGTGGGAGTTTGTCCCGGATTGAGATGGCTTGTTTATTCGAACATGTGttgtggtcccgtgtagcttgtggtattagatgagcaggatggctctcgatatGGAtatcatttatcgcaccttagtcgtgcttggcttTTATGGCATgttgcgctatccgtctccccagagttGTATTTTTTCCCTTAGCGTGCTTATGGCCGATATTCGTTATTTTGTAGGTAGAAGCATTAAGGCTTGATGAgtatgtccttatttattgttatgagtggatcgggtggcacgcctccaCAGGTgcattatttggatcgggttgcacgccgcaacggtatatgtgagtacggttccctatgtCTATTCTTGCATATTTTGTTTCTTATTCTGTGAGAAGGGTTCATAACATCTGTTcgaccattttattcgttacgcgggctgggtaattCTTTTTCAGAGTTCGTTCCTCCTTATgtgtcacattcgagtttgtagcttagcATTGTGGGTGTCATATAAGATTTTTAGCAGTGTATGAGATGGcatattgcctgagcagcttgtactgggtgagacgagattattggacctaaaattagggcaatcagatttatataaggtatatttaaaagcaaatatcattattcagttcaaaatgaggtaatgaTTCTTGTCAGGAGAAgaaactccatgatttgttgaccCGGCAAATGGAtattagtttctacacatctcctCCGTTGTGGCagtatttcgagagttggaacaagacttatatgtgtcatgaggcgTATTGCGGGCATCGGATTCGTGAAATTACAGCTATTGTGGTcgaaggatgttattatgggcaatcgacttatgcggtgcatggtgtgatattagcataggtgcatgatcatgttttggtacaatgCGTGGTAATTGGTACAGTGTTCGTGTGGTAGTATCAGGCCTTGGAAAGAAATTCGGAAGTTGGAaattggttctaaagcttgttagctaaggttatagggaggatctttAGTCTGACTTGAGCTAATGTGTTCAATTGGATtgtggtggcatgggtaggtgcatgaggtgttaaacagtaattttggataactccagagcagtccttagcacgttcgaggacgaacgtatgtttaagtgggggagaatgtaacgacctaaccggtcgttttgagctctagcgcgtcattcagcggtttaAGGCCTTGactagcttcacttcaggtagtatgacttgtgcgtatggtcggaattgaatttcgtgaAGTTCAGAGTTAATTCGGATTGAAAaaatctaattttggaagctttaaatttgaagaATTCACTAaggtgtgacttttgagtaaatgacctcggaatcgggatttgaaggtcccaataggttcgtatgataattttggacttgggcgtatattcgagtTGAGTATCAGATTACCCGGGAGAATTTTGGcgtttattatggaaagttaacattttcgaaggtttaagaatttcatatgtttggtttgaagtggattttgttgatatcgatgtccgtttggggttccgagccttggaattactttgttatgtcatttatgactcgtgtgtgaaatttgaagtcattccggattgatttgatatgttttggcacaaaatatagactttggaaatttgaaaatttataagtttgattctaggcgcgattcatggttttgatgttgtttgacatgatttaaggcttcgattaagtttgtattgtattttaggatgtgttggtatgtttgattaaTGTCCCGAGGTCCTcgagtggatttcggatggttaacgaatttaTTTTGGACTTATGAACTGCTGAAGTTGGGCAACAGCTGGTGTGATCGCTTCTGCGCAAGTTTGGTCGCAGAAGAGACCTTGTAGAAGCGAGTTGAGGCTCGTAGATAAATTCGCACAAGGTACGACTTCAAACGCATGTAACTACCAAAATATAAAGAGTTCGGTGGTGATCTACTTATCTAATTAAATCCCTTtgatctagtttccaacgcaaaAAACAAAATGTTCGTCATTTGGACTTGTGTCATATGCGCGCCTAGATGCGCgcccgcgcatatttgagagtttcttcCTTGTGTGCGAGGCCAgatgcgcggccacttgcccaggtgcgcggccacgcatgtaggagcccattaaataaccccaacgACGGGTAaagagaggggctaagtcatttcttcaagactagaGCTTTCTCTCCTCACCCATCcagccaaggcttccaatacacacctaaggtgagGTTTTatgtgtgtttttatgatgatttcacttctcaatcaccagttacaacaaggttttgattggattccataggatttcttcaaaaatcacaagaacaccccaaaagttttctatcaagatttggtctacaagaggtatgtctaccatctctaactaattcaTGGTAATTATTTATGTGcgaaatatgtgttaggacttatgggatggtgattggaatcaATGAGTGCCCAACCTaggtgtgttggtattgtagagattgtaaaatgaattaattaatGAGATTGATGGTTTGGGATtaaattgttgggcatgcatgtgctaatggaagttgtggatggcctagAGACGATTATGAGGTGAATCATTtgtgtggaaggtggttgttaggtgaagaaactccattgaaggaggttgtagaaatatatgcacattagatgtttgataaaatgtctaaatgacttaaagtatagaaatctcaCCAATATTggcgcaattgtgttgcattgttgtagattgaattttttttagtgtggtggaccatcgtagtattatgaaggagcgaatttcagatttgagccgttcggaggtggcttcactcgcgaagatcatttaaagtatcggtttagtttcgtcgaggtaggtatcttgcctaaccttaagtgggggaattaccccttaggcattgagccttatgtggaaattgtgattgaaaaccatgtacgcgggGTGACGACTACATACTTGGTGtgtatgtgcaaattatatcggttgaaattcgtagacacccttatgtattaaattgtaaAATTGTtagaacttagtaaatccttgatttgtcatgcctcattccttgtttgtcgagtttgtattttatatgataatttggtgtgattgccccttggatttttatgtgaattccgtgtgttttttgatttgatatttcttggaaataatcacattatgaattttccatctgcaaataattaattaaataattttaaatggaggcatttatatatttatctaaaaactttggattaaagaaggcgttgtcctatgttgagttattttcccatccttgttgttatttgtttGATTTTATAAACATTGTGTTGAGCTgtggactatctgttgtgaaattaattgactttgttgtactgttggaaaggttgtggcctacgggcaatttGTAAATACAAGTTGATGAGGTTGTGCTGTTGTGGTAATATTCTAtatgaattgttgtgtgatttgggttactgttatgcggcgtataagggtggcattccattatTGACAGTATGCGggcataagggtggtatttcactgttgttatgtatgTTGGGATATTGACTGGGCGGAgtaataagggaggctattaaagagagcgataagggaggctattataggagcgataagggtgggtataggagcgataaggatggctattgatattgttagggcggagggataagggggTCTATTATAggaatgataagggtggctataggagagataagggtggctattgtcagggtcgatatgtgatgatgtagggTTATTGTGtttgtaatttttatgtgatgatgtggggttattgcgttggtaattttcatgtgatgttgtgattttccttgtgtttaatttttgtatcttgtgcaacttatcttattgtttcggtaaacttgataatagtctgatctatgttgcaattgtgagcatgtggctatcgccgggcggattatgttatatgggggtcgggttgtatgccgcaacacctatgattaatgttatatgggattgggttgcacgccgcaacagatatgaaatatgggcatgaggtgccggggaaaatatgatgatttttattattggcatgtgagttgtttgtgcggTTTTAATAGAAATATGGTCATGAGGTGTCGTGGAaacatgaaagtgggctgagacccgtgttacgaaaatatgaaagtgggatgaGACCCATGTTTTctgattatgaaatgaagtgaCACAGAGTGAtaattatttgaaagaagtatattcgaaagatatttatttgaaagaattttatattcgaaagatatttatttgaaagaattttatattcgaaagatatttatttgaaagaaatatattcggaaggtatttatttgaaagaattatatgtgaaagatttatatttgaaagacttgattaattggttgtacttgtgttccttatttgtttgagcaataattatggtgttcttattGCCTTGATGTTTATATCACtgattgatttttgttgctatcactgctagttgtctttcagtactattgtatactactatattgcacaggttatttgattagtgagtgtcttgactgcacctcgtcactactctaccaaggttagtcttgatacttactgggtaccaattgtggtgtactcatactacacttctgcacatttttgtgcagagccaggtatcggagatatcggactcgggcagagttaatgtgttgatcgcaaggattaaAGGTAGAGatacttggtcgtcgcagtcccttggagtctttccattttattgtactgtcaattattatccaaacagtattgtatattcgatccttgagatcatttcatgtattcagttagagttcattactcagtattaccagtcttgggaggctgTTTGAATATTTCTGATGTTGGTTTcgattatttataaaaaaaatggctttaattgttattatgatcggcttacttagtcttagagactaagtgtcatcacgacgcctgtggtgggattttgggtcgtgacaagttggtatcagagctctagtttcataggttatacgagtcacgaacgagtctagtagagtcttgtggatcggtacggagacgtctgtatttatcttcgagaggctacagaactattaggaaatttccacttctttcattcttgtcatgcggaatttgttgattttggagtttgagcctttggatctctattctctcatagatggtgaggacacgtgctaccgggtcagctgaacagacacccgcgcatactgctagggccgcaagaggccagggccgaggtagaggccaaggaAGGGCACGTGTCACAGCTAGAACACCGGTTAGAGGGGCAGTTGAGGATCTgccaatagctccagttgggggacaggcaccagagACACATGTTATTACCCCttgacttcaggagactttagcatagttcctgaacatgtttggtaaATTAACTTAGGCGgaattgatctctgttgcaccaaataatTCACAGATTATGGGAGTAGCTCAAACTCCTACaacccatactccagagcagcagctTCCCAtaggtcaggtttcgggtgtatTGCCGGCACAGTCTATTATTCCGATTtagcctgaggtcaggctagaggcatcagaagaagaacaaaggagacttgagaggtttaagaagtatTGCCCACCTAATTTCactggcacagctacagaggatacttagggatttctagaaaaatgtcaccgtattctctgtaccatgggtattgtggaagtgagcggagttgcttttactacgtttcaGTGAttaggagcagcgtatcagtggtggcaagtctacgaagaaggtagaccagctgatgcaataccaccaacttgggctcaattttcgaaaatatatctgaaagaatttgttccctagactctccgAGATGTGTGGTGCACGGAGTTTGAACGactgcgtcagggcactatgacaatgtCAGAATACGCCATCAAGTTCAATGAGTtcgcccgtcatgcacctattttgGTTTCTACAATCAGAGAGAGAgcccgcagatttattgaggggatcgattatgatcttaaaatatgcatggctcgagagttgcagactgacattccatttcagcaagtagtagagattgtcAGGATGTTAGAAAGTGTTAGaagtgaggaaagggagtctaaggaggccaagaggtctcgaaattctggaggattcagtggattttactctgcaGCTAATACTCATCATGGTGGAGTCTCGAGCAGTCTGTCAGCCCAGTCCGCAATTCATActactcgtagtgctccagttaatacttttTGTGCACTACATGCAcggggttcttacagtggttattccagttatccagcacagactcagtatgagatgtcgcgcccgcagaggggttgttatgagtgtggtgatattaGGCACATCataagagattgtcccagacttgggagaggtggatttcatcaaaaCACTCATGCTACAAGCTCTGTTCCAATTAATACTCCACATGCACctccagttaggggtggaggataggcgggtagagggcgccctaaaGAGGGAGGCCTGGCCCGGcccattgatataattgctatggtatggctgaggccgttacaccaaatggtgtcgttacaggtatgatttaattCATAATAGAAGAGCACTATTCTTGTTTTGATTCAATCCTGATTATTGAGGTGAGATCTTCTATCATGCTCCTTATACGTTAAATgtgtgaatttgtactccactcacgtgtttatccctgctgggagatttgatggtgctaacccgtgtctatcattttttttgtacactattgagggctataagtccaaaaatgactttCTATTACTTACTACACTGGGTTTTGATATAAATTTAGGATAGTTGGGGTAAAATTGTGAATTTAATGCCCTACCGGTATGCGGGTTCATTATGCGTTGTGAAATTATTGtcgaaatttatttaaaagaaggaaaaagaaatgaaaaaaagaaattcagttggcacgatgtgcataatacttgtgattcagagctgaggatgagATCTTAGCATTTTAATctgaattgatatgtttaaaccgggctacgtgccgcggtggaagttatatcgatatgagatccttgtggttaaattcataTGTTTTAAATTCCCCTTTGTGAAAATCTTTTGCATTATAATATagatagggagttatgcctgcTGGGCTTGCATGATAATTCATTTGTTTGTTTATCTGTTCATGTTAGTCATAGTTGTGTTGTGCTTATTGTGTTTTAGAAAACAAGGTGTGTGCTCAtatggcgttaaatgtgactcgttaattcgggtgaATAATTATGAGATTTTCATGTTACTCAAATCGTTGTCAATAGTGTGAAGGTTTGAAACTAGGCTTGAACGGAGATGAAATTTAATTCTCGGTGCTGAAATTGATTATGGGTAGCTATTGTGGCCAAAATttttattatgggcctatgtatgATGTGTCACGCTATGTGAATGTTCCGTGCCAGTGTAGGTGCGAGTTGCTACAGCCAGTTGAGTCTAATATCGTGTGTCGATGTGAAAAATCAtgtcattttttttaaattgatGGCAGTGTAAGAAATTTGGTCTTAATGCTTGTAAGAGTAAACAGGAggaataatctcaactgagatggtatgGTCGGACCCATATTAGTTTGCGGTGAagtagaatcacccgcgagtatgtgtgtaagaatacactcagtaatttaatatcctcagaaagattcttagcatgttcgaggacaaacgtatgtttaagaggaggagaataTAACTACCCGACTTGTCTTTCTGAGAATTTACGTCctgttcaatgacttaaggtatcaagcagcttcgtaatatgtgcAATGACTTGGGTACAAGGTCGAGCTGGAATTCGGAATttcataagtttcttaggcttgaatcgatgcgcgattcgtgattctagtgttgTTGGAGGCTGTGAGGCCCCTCGAATTTCTTATTAGTCTGAGGCCGTAAGCACGCTCACAAGTCGCTTAAGTGTCGTCTTGCCTCTCCACGGGAGGTTAAGGACTGGAACAACTTATATGATCAAGTTATAATGTATATGAGGTGTATTGGATGTTGTTAGGGTATAAGGAGATCCCTAAAACTAAGACAAGTTGAGAGTTATGCAATGGGCTAAAGTTTCAAATAAATTAGCACAAGGTACGACTTCAAACGTATGTAACTACCAAACTATAATTACTTAGGTGGTTATTTACCTATccaattaaatccctttgaatctagtttacagcgcatcaaaccgttcgtcatttggatatgtataccgATTATTATGGACATTTTACTGGACATGTGTCATGCGCGCGCCCAGATGCGCAGCCGCACATATTTGAAAGTTTCTGATTTGTGTGCACGGCCACTTGCCAAGGTGCGTGGCTGCGCATGCAGGAGCctattaaataaccccaaggataggtagagagaggggctaagtcatttcttcaagactagggctttctctccatcacccatccggccaaggcttccaatacacacctaaggtgagattttaagtgtgtttttatgatgatgtcacttctcaatcactagttacaacaaggttttgattggattccataggatttattcaaaaatctcaagaacaccccaaaagttgtctttcaagatttcgtctacaagaggtatgtctaccatctctaactaattcatggtgattatttatgtgcgaaatatgtgttaggacttaAAGGATGGTGATTGGAATCAATGATTTCCCAACCTAGGTGcgttggtattgtagagattgtaaaatgaattaattgatgaGATTGATGGTTTGGGATt
This region of Nicotiana tomentosiformis chromosome 4, ASM39032v3, whole genome shotgun sequence genomic DNA includes:
- the LOC138910395 gene encoding uncharacterized protein, whose amino-acid sequence is MSEYAIKFNEFARHAPILVSTIRERARRFIEGIDYDLKICMARELQTDIPFQQVVEIVRMLESVRSEERESKEAKRSRNSGGFSGFYSAANTHHGGVSSSLSAQSAIHTTRSAPVNTFCALHARGSYSGYSSYPAQTQYEMSRPQRGCYECGDIRHIIRDCPRLGRGGFHQNTHATSSVPINTPHAPPVRGGG